The DNA sequence GCCCCGAGTTTGTCGCCCTGATTGTGGGCGTAGAGTGCGAGCATAAGCACGACCAGAACGGCGACGAGCAGCCGCGGTGACTGCGCGATCGTCGGTTCGACGAGGCCGAGCAGACCACCCTGCACGCTGGCGATCGATAGCGCGAGGACGACGACACCGAACCCGGGCAGCGTGACGCCGGTGAAATACCGGACGAGAAAGCCCAGCGAGCCAGCGACGAAGGCGGGGACGATGCCGGTCAGGAGCCCGAGATAGAGGCCGAGCAGGAGTTCGACCGGAAGGGATGGCATTGTGGGCTGGTGGCGCGGGACGGGTAAAGTAGCATCGGCGGACAGTGAGTATCCGTCACCGGTCAGGCTCGCCGATCGCACACCCCTGTGGCTGGCAGCCACCACCTACGATGCAGACACGAGGCGTTTAACTAACACTACCACCGACGGTGGATATGGTCGACGACCGGTCGCTGCGAGCGCGGCTGCCGGAGAACTGGCGACGTATCCTCACAACGCGGGCAGCCGTAGTGCTCGTCTTGCTCGTTGCCTTGCTCTCGGTTGCGACTGCCGTCGTCAACATCGGGACCAACGCCGTCGGCGGCCCGCTCGAGGCGTACGTCCCCGACGCCGTCCGAAACGCCGCGGCCTTCACCGGGGCGCTCACCGGCTTTCTGATGGTCGGCAGCGCGCTGTCGCTTCGGCGCGGGCTCCGCGCCGGCTGGTGGGCGACGCTGCTGTTGCTCCCGCTGACCGCAGCACAGGGACTGCTCCAGTCGAGTCCCTATTCGTTTCCGCTGGTCGTCCTCTCGGGCGTGTCGATCCCGGTCCTCCTGCTCACCCGCAAGCGGTTCGACAACTCGCTCTCGCTGTCGACGACCCAGATCGCAGCCGGTGCCGCACTGGTCGGGGTCCAGGTGTACGGAACCATCGGCGGCTACACCCTCCGGGAGGACTTCGACGGCATCAGCACCATCCTCGACGCGTTTTATTTCACGTTGATCACCTCGAGCACGGTCGGGTACGGCGACGTGACGCCGAATCCGGCGTCGGTGCAGGCAATGTTGTTTACCATGTCCGTGCTCATCCTCGGCGTCGCGAGTTTCGGTATCGCCATCGGGGCGCTCGTCGGCCCCCTGATCCAAGATCGTATCTCGAGAACACTCGGAAAGATGACCGACTCACAGCTTCAACTCCTCGACGAGCACCTCCTCGTGCTCGGCTACGGCGAACTGACTGAACCGATCGTCGACGAACTCGCAGACACCGGCCATGAGTTCGTCGTCGTCACCAACGACCAGGAGGCCGCAACGGCACTCACGAACCGAGACATGCCGGTCGTCACCGGCGATCCGAGTGATGAGGACCCGCTTCAGCGCGCGAAGATCGATCGTGCAGCCGCGGTCCTCGTCGCCACGAACCACGACGCCGAGGACGCACTGACCGTTCTTACTGCTCGCCAACTCGCTCCCGGGGCACGGATCGTCGCCGCGGCGACCGACCGCGAGAACGTCAAGAAACTCGAGCGCGCCGGCGCAGACGCTGTGATCAGCCCGGCACAACTGGGCGGCCATCTGCTCGTGCGATCTGCACTCGGCAGTGACGAAAGCGGTCTGATCGACCGGATCCTCGAGAGGTGATCACAGACGACGGTGAGGGGTTCAGAGTTCCGTTCCCAGACCGTCGCTCTGCACTCCTGATTCGATAAGTACAGCAACCTCTTTTACCGGGGGCATCGACGAGCGTCGAGGACGCTCGCCTCAACCCCCGGCAAAACCCGTTGATGCCAAAAAGCCGGCGGAGCGGGGTGAAACCCCGCGACGCCGGGTAACCGCTCGCTCTGCTCGCGGATGCTGGCTCGCTACCGCGGCGTTCCAGTCGCACACCTACGCATCTTCTAGTTCACTGTGAGATTATACTCACCCATGAACAGTACTTGTGAAATCCATCTCTGTTATCCTCGTCACTGGTAGCGCGAGCCAGCCACCCCTCGCACCGAGTGAGTGAGGCGGGCTGCTGCCCCGAGTGACCGGTGCACTCGCAGGACGGTCGCAGGTGACTGGCACTGACTGGCGGTAATCCGTCCGAGACGCTGGTTCTGTGGCTGTGGCTCCAGCAAAGGACCACTCACACTTCAGTGGAGTATCAAGGATCGCGATCAGCGTTGAGGGCATTGAACACGATATCCGGATCACGCATCAGCCGATGAACGAGATAGCTCCCCTCACGATCCCCTCCTCCGGTATGCTCGCTTTCAGTAATCCCGAGGAACGCTTGTTCTTTGAGGAGCCGTCTGACTCGATCATGTGACAGGGGGTCCGATCCCTCCTGGGTCGCGATCGTCGTGTAGAGATCGTATATTTTCGCCGTCCGGAACTGTTTTTTCTCCTCTGACGCGGTCAGTGCAGCAAGCGCTCGTAAGATGAACTTCACGTGTGGTGTCTGTCCACTCACGAGGCGATGGAATCGGTTGACTTCTGCCTGGGTGATGGCTTCATCGACGTGCGCTTCAGTTACCTGTCCGTCGCCGTTCTTCTCCGCGAGACGGCCTGCTTCGTAGAACGTCTCGACGGCTTTGCGTGCATCACCGTGTTCTCGAGCAGCAAGCGCTGCCGTCTTCGGAATGACTTCGTCCGACAGCACACCCGGTTTGAACGCGTCTTTCCGGTTTTCAAGGATCGCGCGTAATTGTGTTGCACCGTATGGATCGAACACGAGCTCGTTATCCTGCAAACTCGAATCCACGCGCTCGTTCAACCGTTCTCGATACTCTATCTTATTACTGATACAGATAACACCGATGAACGTGTTTGATTTCCCGCTCTCACGCGCTCTCGACAGGCTCCGAAGCAGGTCTTCGTTCTCGAGCTTATCGATTTCGTCGAGGATGACCACGAGTGAGTCGACGTCGTACTCAGAAAGGAGGTCCCATGTGATGTCACGATAATCCACGGCACTCAATCCCGTTTGCGGGATAGACGCATCCGCGTCGAGATTCTCGTTCAGTTCCCGGGCCAGTTCACGGCTTGCTTGCGTTTCTGTCTGATAATCCGAGCAATCGACATATGCGTATTTAAGCGCGGCTCCGTTGGTAGCGGCTCGTCTGGACGCTTGACGCGTGACACATCTCGAGACGAGCGATTTACCGGTCCCTGTTTTCCCGTAGATGATCGTCGTTTCTGGCGGCCCACCTTCAGTTGCAGCAGCGAGCGCACTCCCAACCGATCGGATTTCCTCGTCACGACCGACAACGCGGTCAAGCTCAGGAACATGACCGACTCGAACGAGCTCCCGGTTTGCGAAAATATCACCCGTATCGAATATGTCGGTCAATTTCCCATCCTCTGCCATGAGCCGATATTACGTTCCAGGGAATTAAACGCACCGAACCAGACGACGACTGAGAGTCGAAATTCGAGTGCGAGAGATCCTATTGGGGGAGTACAACATTCCTTAATAAGGATAGCCGAGAGCAGTCCCACCCCTCGTACCGAGTGAGCTACGGAACTACTTCGTGTCTAATTCATACGTCGTATATAAACACTCCGTAAATCGGGAGATCATATTCCAAAAAGCTGCTACCGTACTTCACTAACCAACAGTAATATCGAAAGGCATAAGAATTAATTAATAGGTTCGTATGCTCTTCGCGGGTACAGAACCGCTCTGCAGGACTCTGGTGGTCGTTCCACGGAAAGCCACGGTTCTGTTTTGAGCAGTCCTCACTCGGTACGAGGGGGGAGGGAGTGTCCAGAGAGAATAGTATCACGACACACACTCACTCGGTACGAGGGGTCACAGCAATGACTGTCGATCAGACAGCTGCGGCACAGAACGCCCACCATTTCTGTCACTACAAGTCGTTCCAGAACTTTACTCGAGTTTTTGCTCCGGGCGCGACGGCGTCGCGCCCACAGCGAAAGCGGTCGATCGGCAGGTACAACCGGCAGGATCAGCGATGCCGTCCCCGGTGGACGATCGCCACGTCAGCCTCGAGGTCGCTGAGTTTGCGAAACGTCGGTGGCGAGACGAACCGCGAGGCGGCAGACCGGTCGGTACTCGAGCCGACGAAGCAGACGTCGTACCGGGGTGTAACGCGGGAGAGATAGATCTCGACCGACGCGGTCACGACGTGCGTTTCGAATCGGCCCGAGAACGCGTCGACGAGATCGGCGAGCGTGCCCTCGGCGGATCGACGATCCGATTCGCTGTCGATACAGGTGCTGACGGTCACCGGTCGACCGGATTCCGTGACGCGGATCGCGAAGTCGACCATCGCGCGAGCGGTGTCGCCGGCACCCCGAACCGCGACCAAGCTACTTCGCCAGCGTCGCCGGCGAGTGCCGTTCGACCGGAACGCGATGACGTCGATCTCGCTGTCGAACAAGCCCTTGAGAAACGACGAGAGCCCGCCGCTCTCGTGTTCGGCATACGGCGCGACGACGAGATCACAGTTTTGCTGGCGGGCGGTCCGGAGGACGAGACCCGCGGACTGGTCGGGTGCGGCTGCGACGACCGCCTCACAGGAGACGTCGTAGGCAGTCTCGAGATCGGAAGACAGCGACTCGAGTTGGCGGGCTACGTCCCCGGCTGCGCGTTCGACCGGCGTCGACTCGCCGTGGCCGTCGTCACGCTGCTCGGCGTCGGTTTCGTCGACGACGTCGAAAAGCACGATCTTGCCGGCGTCGTGGGCTCCGGCGACCGCCGCGGCAAAGCGGGCGACGGTCTCGTCGGCATCACCCATCGGAACGAGCACGTGATCGTCGCCGGTGGTCGTCCCGTAGAGATAGCGAGCGCGCTGCTGGTAGAAGTGTCGCCGCCAGACCACGAACGAGACCGCGACGAACGTACTCGAGACGACGATTCCGAGGACGTACACCAACTGCGCGCTGCCGGTCAAGAGGACGAGGAGCGCAGTCGAGAACGCTGCTGGCTCCTCGAGATCGAGCGCCCACGTGCAGACGCCGGTAAAGAACACGCTCAGCGCAGCACCCGAGGCGCTGACGGTTCCCCCGTCGAACCCGGCGGCTGACACCAGTGCGAGTGCAAGCCAGCCACAGAGCGCACCGGCGGTCATCCCGCCGATGAATTTCGACGGCGTGGCGTAGGCCCCCTCGGGATCGGCAAACAGCGTGTACGTCCCCGAGGCAAGCGGTGGGAACAGTAGGAACGAGACCGCTGCAGTCGCGTTCGACAGCCACGTCACCGCTGCGATCAACAGCGGGACGAACACCAGCACCGAGAGATGTAAGAGGTTCCCCGTGCGCTCGACCCAACGCAAGAAGGCGTCGAGTTCGCGTCGCTCGAGCCGGCGCAGTCGTCTCACGAGCGCCCACAGCCACGCTCGAACGCCCTCGCGCATAGCGTTCCGTTGATTCGGGCACGACCAAAACTGTTTGGCTAGCCGTTCGTCGGCGCACCCTCGAGAATCGCCACGCCGCTCGAGGCCCCGATGCGGTCGGCACCGGCCTCGAGCATCGCGACGGCTTCGTCGTAGCTGCCGATGCCGCCGCTTGCCTTGACGGGGAGATACTCACTCATGAGCGCGACGTCGTCGGTCGTGGCACCACCAGCGGCGAAGCCAGTCGAGGTTTTGACCATCGCCGCGTCGGCCGCTCGGGCGGCCTCGCAGGCCCGGTGTTTCTCGGCGTCGGTCAGGAGTGCGGTTTCGATGATCACCTTCACGGGAATCGGGACAGCGGCGACCAGTTCCGCGAGTTCGTCGCTGACCGCGTCGTCGTCGCCGGCTTTCAGCCGACCGATATTAAGAACGACGTCGAGTTCGTCGGCACCGGCCCGCCACGCCGTCACGCCTTCCTCTCGTTTCACGTCGGGATCGTGGTGGCCGTGGGGGAAGCCAACGACCGTCGCAAGCGTCACGTCGGGGGCGTACTCGGCGGCCAGTTCGACCGCGTACGGCGGGGTGCAGGCGTTCATTCCGTACTCCTGTGCATCATCGAGAACCGTCCGTACGTCGTCGGGCGTCGTCTCGGGACCAAGGACGGTGTGATCGATCAGGGGCGCGAGATCGCTACGATCCATACCGGTCTGGACTCGCCGGACGGGCAAAAACCCGCCCGGTCACTTTTTACTGCAGCTGTGCAACCCCTTCACATGGAAGGTGCCGAATCCGGCGTCGTGCCGGCCGTCGAGTCCACCGCCGACGACATCACCGCGATGCGAATTCGCGGTGCCGCGTCGATCGCCGACGCAGCCGCCGGGGCGCTCGCAACGCAGGCCGAACG is a window from the Natrinema sp. HArc-T2 genome containing:
- a CDS encoding Cdc6/Cdc18 family protein, with product MAEDGKLTDIFDTGDIFANRELVRVGHVPELDRVVGRDEEIRSVGSALAAATEGGPPETTIIYGKTGTGKSLVSRCVTRQASRRAATNGAALKYAYVDCSDYQTETQASRELARELNENLDADASIPQTGLSAVDYRDITWDLLSEYDVDSLVVILDEIDKLENEDLLRSLSRARESGKSNTFIGVICISNKIEYRERLNERVDSSLQDNELVFDPYGATQLRAILENRKDAFKPGVLSDEVIPKTAALAAREHGDARKAVETFYEAGRLAEKNGDGQVTEAHVDEAITQAEVNRFHRLVSGQTPHVKFILRALAALTASEEKKQFRTAKIYDLYTTIATQEGSDPLSHDRVRRLLKEQAFLGITESEHTGGGDREGSYLVHRLMRDPDIVFNALNADRDP
- the deoC gene encoding deoxyribose-phosphate aldolase, coding for MDRSDLAPLIDHTVLGPETTPDDVRTVLDDAQEYGMNACTPPYAVELAAEYAPDVTLATVVGFPHGHHDPDVKREEGVTAWRAGADELDVVLNIGRLKAGDDDAVSDELAELVAAVPIPVKVIIETALLTDAEKHRACEAARAADAAMVKTSTGFAAGGATTDDVALMSEYLPVKASGGIGSYDEAVAMLEAGADRIGASSGVAILEGAPTNG
- a CDS encoding HPP family protein, with protein sequence MREGVRAWLWALVRRLRRLERRELDAFLRWVERTGNLLHLSVLVFVPLLIAAVTWLSNATAAVSFLLFPPLASGTYTLFADPEGAYATPSKFIGGMTAGALCGWLALALVSAAGFDGGTVSASGAALSVFFTGVCTWALDLEEPAAFSTALLVLLTGSAQLVYVLGIVVSSTFVAVSFVVWRRHFYQQRARYLYGTTTGDDHVLVPMGDADETVARFAAAVAGAHDAGKIVLFDVVDETDAEQRDDGHGESTPVERAAGDVARQLESLSSDLETAYDVSCEAVVAAAPDQSAGLVLRTARQQNCDLVVAPYAEHESGGLSSFLKGLFDSEIDVIAFRSNGTRRRRWRSSLVAVRGAGDTARAMVDFAIRVTESGRPVTVSTCIDSESDRRSAEGTLADLVDAFSGRFETHVVTASVEIYLSRVTPRYDVCFVGSSTDRSAASRFVSPPTFRKLSDLEADVAIVHRGRHR
- a CDS encoding NAD-binding protein — translated: MVDDRSLRARLPENWRRILTTRAAVVLVLLVALLSVATAVVNIGTNAVGGPLEAYVPDAVRNAAAFTGALTGFLMVGSALSLRRGLRAGWWATLLLLPLTAAQGLLQSSPYSFPLVVLSGVSIPVLLLTRKRFDNSLSLSTTQIAAGAALVGVQVYGTIGGYTLREDFDGISTILDAFYFTLITSSTVGYGDVTPNPASVQAMLFTMSVLILGVASFGIAIGALVGPLIQDRISRTLGKMTDSQLQLLDEHLLVLGYGELTEPIVDELADTGHEFVVVTNDQEAATALTNRDMPVVTGDPSDEDPLQRAKIDRAAAVLVATNHDAEDALTVLTARQLAPGARIVAAATDRENVKKLERAGADAVISPAQLGGHLLVRSALGSDESGLIDRILER